The DNA window TGTGAATGAGTCGAATTACTTATCCCTCGGTCTATTAGTGAACTATCTCTCCAGGAATTGTGAAAGATGTTCCACTAGAAATATTCTTGTTATTGCTTCGACTCATATTTCCCAAAAAGTGGATCCCGCTCTAATAGCTCCgaataaattaaatacatgCATTAAGATACGAAGATCAAACTGCCGAATCGGAAAAATTAGGTGCTATCATATAGCATAGCTTTGTATCGACTAAGTTCACGAGTTGGAGATAAGCGGACTCGAACCACTGACATCCGCCACAGGATAAACCACCGTCTCTCAGGCCCGACTGATTCTACCATAGAGGCCAACGATAGACAATAACCAACTTAATTGGActtggttaaaaaaatttagatatgtaatattattctataaaatatacattaaaaatgaattaaacaatatatatttatacataaatacattagGTAACGTTTGTTTTGAAGTACTGTGACAGAGATTGAGATATTGGGAATAAGTATCATATTTGTTAGTATAGAgattggtactaaaattttagtttctatATCAAAATTTCAATACCTCCATAGGagactcaaatttttgaaaaaagaaactgaaactttaataatattttatacctaaaatactttaatttcaattaattaatttcaactttattatttgtgcaaattaaattataacttCATTCTTATTTCAGTTTTTATCTTACTCCCACTTTATACCAAATACAATACTAAGATTTATTTCATTCTCTGTCTCTTAATCTCAATCTCTCGGTCTGGATTTCTCTTTCAAACGCTACCTTATAACTTATTCGatgatttattttttgtgtccctatatgtattatttttcaatttataccTTCGTTTATACTAATAACTACATTaaagaaaagggagaagaagaagagaatctaGCAATATCTCTTTTGTGTGATTCCCTTCCATGCAAGAATCAACAACTTAACTGGAATCCCACACACACTCCGCAACAAATCAAGCTGACGCGTCACGCAATTCAATtgccattttttatttcatttctcTATCTACCAATCTATTCATCtctacattttattttattttattttatttcattttcacTACAAAATcattggcttttttttttcttatcatatttgtGTAATCACACCCCACTTAACTAACCTTTCCACAAATAATGGATCCTTTCTCAATTCCAATCTCACACtcaagcacactcttttgcaaTTAACCCGTCTAGGTGCATAAGCATAAGCATAATCTCTCTTTCCGTTTATCAATTATGTTCCAAGTATAATTTATATACTGAATCAATTCACTTTTTTCTATCATTGGATGATGAGATGTGTAACATATATTAGTtggatttatatattatattatgagtTTAATTTAAATGCACTGATAGTGTTTATACAATTGTACAATCATATCCGTTTTTTTGAATCATACGGTTAaaagatagttatttttattgatgtaaCATCGTGTAATTCGATATACGTATAAAATTACACTGATATatagtacatcaaaattaaattcttatattatatatatcttcATTCACCAGTTTTTCTTTCTATGTTGTAGATAGATATTGCTTATCTCTACTATGGGTTCAATTGGAACCGAAAGGTAACATATATTTGCTTAATTAGCTTATAAATTCATCATTATTCCAATAgttttttctgaaataatttcATTTGGTTGAGTACTTGAGTTGCTGATTATTCTTAGCTATGGTTCTTGATTTTAGCCCAAAAGTTGAGGTTGCCACAGTTGATGTAATTTCAACTAAGGGTCTTATCCAGAATGGCCATGTTTATCTAGATGTTAGGtaagatttatatttttatttatattaaatataaccAGTTTAATGGTTTCTGTTATCTGGGtttctttgaatttttggatttattttaagATTTCATGCTGGTATTTCTTTGATATTGCAAATTGTTAGGACTGTGGAAGAGTTCCAGAAAGGACATGTGGATGCAGAGAAGATTATCAACATTCCATACATGTTTAATACACCACAGGGTAtgctgaatttttttattttaaattatacttAAACACTATCAATctaaaagtatttttcaatgATACGATAAATCTAATCATATACTGTCacgttaataaaaataactagtaATGTTGAAATCTGTGGTCGTTAATCTTCCATTTCGTGTTAAGAGAGATAGTCATAGTTTTTCAAGCCGAATTAGTCAAATTCCTGGTAACAAGATTCGGAAAACAGTCCGATCAtattacattaataaaaataactattttttcgGGCTTGTTATGGTTAGAATGTTTTAACTAATGTGATTTTGAGGAACAGGAAGGGTAAAGAACCTGGAGTTTTTGAAGGAGGTTTCATCTGCTTGTAAGAAAGAAGATCACATCATTGTGgtaaatttatttgaaatatattttcattgtcaatagtttttcttttttttgtttttattttggtttcttAATACATATTGCTATGATATTCTATGTGtgtttgtttcttcttttttttagggTTGCCAGAGTGGGGTGAGGTCTCTTTATGCAACTGCTGATCTTCTTGCTGAGGTAACTTGAAAGTTCATGTCAACAATTACTTCAACACATTCTTCAATcaaaattctaaataaaaaatataaaaaaaataaaaattcatcttgtattttttaatatatgcaTAATTATTTATCTGAATGGACAATAGAGATAAAGGCCTAATTAAGGTGATTTTAtctcatataataatattattaagaaGGCTTAATTAGATGAAAAGTAGTTCTTTGAATTGAGATTATGAAAATCCAAACGAATTTTATATATCAAATTTGTTTAAACTTTTACGATTTGTtcgtttaatattttttagatatcttaattttattactaGAAACTCGATTAATTAGACTCAATCCGACTTAAATCTCTAAAAGGGTAGTTTTTAGAAAAATGATGAATTAAGGACCTTGTTGATGTCCTCTATCAATAACATGAATAATGCTTAAAAGATCAAAGTAAAAGTAGTTTCtggcttttctttatttttcttttattctcttaGCTTTGTCATATTGTATCAACCAACCAATGTGGATGAGGAAATTAATTAACTTGTTTATGTTGATTGGATTTTGTTGTCAAATTTAATTTGGCAGGGTTATAAGGATGTGAATAACATGGGAGGAGGTTATTTGGACTGGATAAAGAATGAATTTCCAGTGAAAGCaccaaaagtgaaaaatgatATCTAATCAATAATAGAATCATAGTTCCATTAGTTTCATCTGAATAATGGTTTTGATATTTGCTGTATCAATATCCATGTTAACTACTTTCATTGTTCTCACTAGCTAtagtatgtatgtatatatattatgctTAATCATAAGAAATGCAACTATATGTTGTAAACTTGTAATGCAATTGTAATCTTCAAGGACTATATTAATGGGAACAACCATTAATAACAGAAAGGAAAAGTATGCGGAACCAAAAGGAAATCagccaaaaaataaacaaaatcacattttgcttaattaatttaattttatttaattttcaaattttgttattaattgtCGTGTTCAACCAAATCACTCCTTGACTAATATGtggaaaaaaaccaaaaatctcTCCTGGGATCACGGAACTCCTCATCACCTTCGTTTCAAAATTCAACCCTATGGTGCATGGTTTGGTGAGGGTGTCATCAACAGTGCAGGGAAGGGAATTGGTGCATAGGAAGCCGATAAAGCCCGTTGGAATATTGGATCAGTTTGGTCATAGTTGAAGGGAGAGTGTGAATTCTGAAGGTTGTGTTTTTAGGGAGTATGAAATAGGACCATTACGggtgttattaaaaaaaacattcatttaatataaaaaaaacatattaacacttaacaaaagaaatattcagttatattttagcaaaaataattaaatatttataaaatttaaaaaaaattataaaatttttaaagaaatagagacatttacatttgtaatacaaaaaaattcgaaaaatatataaaagaacatccatttagcatgaaaaagaaacattctaataCTTAGCAGAAggaacatccatatatattaactcgtagaaattttaaattcacccaaagatatttggctgatttttGGCTGATACCCTTTTGGTTCCCTAGCATTACTCTAACAGAAAAATTCcttgttaattaatttcttattgCTCATGTCCATGTGCATAGAAAATCTATTGTATTATTGGTTGATTATCTTAAGTAATATACTTTGATATGTGATGATTTattagtggctaagagaagggactgaatcttagcccccttttacTTAGTAATCCTTGCTGTCCTTTAGAACACTTGAGGAgatatttcttatttttgtctcgtgccTAGCCACGAGATTTTTTCGTTTTGTCTCATGACCAGCCaggagatatttttcagttttgtctcctgtgcagcagaatcagaaatagagtagaagagagagaaaattacaccaAGATATATCCTGATTCAACTGcaaagtgcaatgcagcctacatctagtctccatcacaataatgatgaaatttcactataatcatccttgattacaaacaccaattctccctaggaactacccttcctatctgggacaagtccagaatctaaaccccaatcctgaacttgactttGTTACTGCCAAGCTTTCAACtactaagtgctaacccaacttgcaaggggattcccacagaatcatgaaacacaacacagatgtacaaaggacctctaaggacatctatgtctttttcttttaattttgcactcacTGCCTTTTTTTACtctggctttttcttacaaacctcattgtttgcctttttccatgagattcaaaacagacaaaattaaacagaaaattacaaaatagaatacattgaaggagaagaacttctgttagtTTAGGTAGCTATGTGAACACTATATCTTGCACTCTCACTCATTTCTCCAAGCCTTGGCTGTTCTCCCTTATTTATATAGGGGGAAGCCTCCACGGTTGAAACTACTTTTACCAagctaaacttcttcttctttaagaAAAACGGTTCGGCCAGAGAGGGAGGAGAGGAAACCGAATATTttaaccaacatgcaattacctctgtgTCTTCCTTTTACACCAAGTTTCATCAATCTGAGCCATCCCTCCTTGCTTGCACTCCAAGAAGGACTCCTAGCCCTTGATGCTTCTTGATGCATGACAACTTCTTCTGCTCAAACTTCTGCAACTTCACCACGTAGCTACAGTAGCTACCTCCTGTGGTAGTTGATCAAAAGCTGAGACAAGTCATCCCTCAAGGATCTTCTTTCTCTGACcgaattcttctctttcatttttggTATAGAGAGCTTGAGCTTacttcaccaaatcttacctttcttggtgaagatctcagccacaacatactttttgttttctttttcttgccatcattgtgatggtcttgttgcttgcttcttcttctctacggTAGCTTGCCATAACTTCCATGGTTTCTACTGTGATATGACCGaatagagaagagagataagagagaagagagagtagaaagaaaagcaattaaatgaatttgaacaaagtaattaaaaaatgagTTGCTTTTGTTTCCCTTTTGCTGAGTAGCGTGCCTCATTAAGGCCAACCAtctaatcaattataatttctctctcatagttccAAGGACTGCATTAACtcctttttataaaatttaaatttcatcatataataaaaaaggagatccgttggaagcatgaatcaaaacatttacTTTCTCTCAATATTAGTTTCGGACCAAGCAAGCAAATTTCTGGTAGAAACATTGATTTGAGCCAATAGTAATAATGATTGAATCTGGCCTAATACACAAATTATTATTTCAGCCACAATAAACATTGTCtcaatgttaaaaatattttaatgggcttattttatttttccttttcttttcaacTCAATCAAAACCTacataacaaaattaatttaattaacataTATGAATTGAAatcatattaataattttataattaatcatattaataatgtttgatcatcattaaTTGAATTTGGAGTTTCCAAActtatcaatatatttattgttggtAGACCAAATTTTAGATCAAGTAGGCTAATAGTGAAGAATGAGGTTAATACTATTACTAGGTTCTTGTATTTGGGTGATTGAGTTGAGAAGAGGATTATGCTCCAAAATAATATGTTTAGCAGCTAAACAAGAGTGATCAGCAAATACAgataaaaacttttttaattaatggtGAACATATTTTAAATGAGTTTGGTATGACTATAAGAATaagttatcatttttatttatgaacTAAGGTAAGATTATACGCAGAGAggctatatattatattttaataagtgTTATATTATTTATAGATTGATTAGATAATATGTAGGTTAATGTTAAATTTAAAgtgttttatattaaaaatattttgcaaaacatttatttgataatttgtgtataattttatatgattattcaactaaaaatataatgcaaattgaaatttattttattgttttaagaattcaaatttttttttagaaaaaagacataaatttttttatattagaattatataaaattatatttttatttgtttttttatatttgttttagctgtcatattttatctttttatgcAATATTTTGTGGtctataaataattaaagaaaaataaacgaATGAGaatgaaaacattaaaaatataatataaaatgatGAATTAACTTTATAATTATGATATATTTGATTGTAGCTACTAAGATgtgccaaatttaaaattatttggaaGAGTTTTTTCAATTGGTacgaaaaattaagaaataaagagTGATAAGAGTCTTATGCTTCTtgtataaacaaattaaataatgtaatagtaaaaatattaacatatataaatagttttaaatatttgtagctaaaattttttataataataattattatagcactttaaatgtatatttattgtatttaattagtactttatattttaattgaataattctcattttttatcaagtcattaaaatttttgatGTGACATTATTAGCAAGAAAAAATTGACTTAACTcattgtaaaaaaaatggtaTTAACTTCTATATTAGATAAAAAGATAGATAGATGTTTATAATATTGAcaaaaatttatctaaaaaacaATTAAACTGATGTTGTACCTGTAAAGATGGATTCTAATGGATAATACTATCTATTcggataataaataaaaaactatctaacatttttaaattactttttttaatctaactctaaattttcaaccacaattCTATTCCTAACCTACttcaaatgagaaaaaaaaggaaaaaaaaaggatagTTAAGTATTAGTGAAGGGTTGGGAATTAAAAGTGAGGTGAGGTTAGAGTTgtgattaaaaatttagaattcaattatGTTAGAAGAAGTTAGAGTAACAAATATTATCCTGTGTGATTCCAATCACTCTATcccaat is part of the Arachis duranensis cultivar V14167 chromosome 1, aradu.V14167.gnm2.J7QH, whole genome shotgun sequence genome and encodes:
- the LOC107476480 gene encoding thiosulfate sulfurtransferase 18 → MGSIGTESPKVEVATVDVISTKGLIQNGHVYLDVRTVEEFQKGHVDAEKIINIPYMFNTPQGRVKNLEFLKEVSSACKKEDHIIVGCQSGVRSLYATADLLAEGYKDVNNMGGGYLDWIKNEFPVKAPKVKNDI